The proteins below come from a single Polymorphobacter fuscus genomic window:
- the putA gene encoding bifunctional proline dehydrogenase/L-glutamate gamma-semialdehyde dehydrogenase PutA: MNPRDAQWDAIDDLKFQDEAEAVRALLARQPLSADDQVAVRDTAIGLVRDARVAAGKQSLIEGFLQQYSLGSQEGLALMCLAEALLRTPDAATRDRLISEKIGSADWASHLGQSDSLLVNASSWALMLTGRLIDVEPEARRDFRSYMRRLVARLGEPVIRAAVGTAVQMMGDQFVLGRSIDEALARAKANGSLCSFDILGEGARTAADAEHYEKAYAAAIETVGLARMGSDTPERGHGVSVKLSALCPRFEAVQEARVWEELYPRLKRLALIAARYDLNFAIDAEEADRLVLSLKLVDRLAHEAALGDWSGLGVVVQAYQKRALAVIAGLEALARTSRRRIMVRLVKGAYWDSEIKRAQVAGRPDYPVFTTKAATDLSYLVCARALIDASPHLFAQFATHNAHTLAAVRSMAAASAVRIESQRLHGMGEALYSPAHGSNAQIPVRVYAPVGGHEELLPYLVRRLLENGANSSFVHALLDDDVPVETVVGDPIAAVIARPGPHPAIALPRDIYGAVRANPPGRDYGVLAVRDHARTVGERFSGPVVAAPIIGGALRPGAGAVPVTNPANRNDRVGSVSAATPADIDDAVARAHRAQPDWDRLGGIGRGRILRAMGDGLEAATDRFVALLAREAGKTLNDGVAEVREAVDFCRYYADLAERTFDAPTILPGPVGELNQLELHGRGVFLCISPWNFPLAIFTGQVAAALAAGNAVLAKPAEQTPLVAAEAVRLFHDAGLPGDVLALLPGDGATVGAALVAHAGIDGVAFTGGTETAWTINRSLAARRGPIVPFIAETGGLNGMFVDTTALREQVVDDVLVSAFGSAGQRCSALRLLFLPAPSADAIIATLVGALEAMVIGDPADAATDVGPVIDADACAMLAAHVERLQRDARILYRHPVPAHLSGSFFGPVIAEVPAPDFLESEVFGPILHIYRYDPRDLDAIASRLAQRGYGLTLGIHSRIDAFAAHVRALVPAGNAYVNRTITGAVVGVQPFGGEGLSGTGPKAGGPHALLRYAVERSLSVNITAQGGNPTLLNL; encoded by the coding sequence TTGAACCCACGTGATGCCCAATGGGACGCCATCGACGACCTGAAATTTCAGGATGAAGCCGAGGCGGTTCGGGCGCTGCTCGCGCGCCAGCCGCTGTCGGCCGACGACCAGGTCGCGGTCCGCGACACGGCGATCGGCCTGGTGCGCGATGCGCGCGTGGCGGCGGGCAAGCAGAGCCTGATCGAAGGGTTTTTGCAGCAATATTCGCTCGGGTCGCAGGAAGGCCTGGCGCTGATGTGTCTCGCCGAAGCGCTGTTGCGGACGCCGGACGCGGCGACCCGCGACCGGCTGATCTCCGAAAAGATCGGATCCGCCGATTGGGCAAGCCATCTCGGCCAGTCCGATAGCCTGCTCGTCAACGCCTCGAGCTGGGCGTTGATGCTCACCGGCCGGCTGATCGATGTCGAACCCGAGGCCCGCCGCGATTTTCGCAGCTATATGCGGCGGCTGGTGGCGCGGCTCGGGGAGCCGGTGATCCGTGCCGCGGTCGGCACCGCAGTGCAGATGATGGGTGACCAGTTCGTCCTCGGCCGGTCGATCGACGAGGCGCTGGCACGGGCGAAGGCCAATGGCAGCCTGTGTTCGTTCGATATCCTTGGGGAAGGCGCGCGCACCGCCGCCGATGCCGAACATTATGAAAAGGCCTATGCCGCGGCGATCGAGACGGTGGGGCTGGCACGGATGGGGTCCGACACGCCCGAACGTGGCCATGGGGTGTCGGTCAAATTGTCGGCATTGTGCCCGCGCTTCGAAGCCGTGCAGGAGGCGCGGGTCTGGGAGGAGCTTTATCCCCGGTTGAAGCGGCTGGCGCTGATCGCGGCGCGGTACGACCTCAACTTTGCCATCGACGCCGAGGAGGCCGACCGGCTGGTGCTGTCGCTCAAGCTGGTCGACCGGTTGGCGCACGAGGCGGCGCTCGGCGACTGGTCGGGGCTGGGCGTGGTCGTCCAGGCCTATCAGAAGCGCGCCCTTGCCGTCATTGCCGGCCTTGAAGCGCTCGCACGCACCAGCCGGCGGCGGATCATGGTGCGGCTGGTCAAGGGCGCCTATTGGGACAGCGAGATCAAGCGCGCCCAGGTGGCGGGGCGCCCCGACTATCCGGTCTTCACCACCAAGGCAGCGACCGACCTCAGCTATCTCGTCTGTGCGCGGGCGCTGATCGACGCCAGCCCGCATCTGTTTGCGCAATTCGCGACGCACAACGCCCATACGCTGGCGGCGGTGCGCAGCATGGCCGCCGCATCGGCGGTGCGCATCGAGAGCCAGCGCCTCCATGGCATGGGCGAAGCGCTCTACAGCCCCGCGCACGGCAGCAATGCGCAGATCCCGGTGCGAGTCTATGCCCCTGTCGGCGGGCATGAGGAACTGCTGCCCTATCTGGTCCGGCGGCTGCTGGAAAATGGCGCCAACAGCAGCTTTGTCCACGCCCTGCTCGACGATGATGTGCCGGTGGAAACCGTCGTCGGCGATCCGATCGCCGCCGTGATTGCCCGGCCCGGGCCGCATCCGGCGATCGCCCTGCCGCGCGACATCTATGGCGCGGTGCGCGCCAATCCGCCGGGGCGCGACTATGGTGTCCTGGCGGTCCGCGACCATGCCCGGACGGTGGGGGAGCGCTTTTCCGGCCCGGTGGTGGCAGCGCCGATCATCGGCGGTGCGCTGCGGCCGGGCGCGGGCGCCGTGCCGGTGACCAATCCCGCCAATCGGAACGACCGGGTCGGCAGCGTGTCGGCGGCAACTCCGGCCGATATCGACGACGCCGTGGCGCGCGCCCATCGCGCGCAGCCGGATTGGGACAGGCTGGGCGGCATCGGCCGCGGCCGGATCCTGCGCGCGATGGGCGACGGGCTGGAAGCCGCCACCGACCGGTTCGTCGCGCTGCTGGCGCGCGAAGCCGGCAAGACCTTGAACGATGGCGTGGCGGAAGTGCGCGAGGCGGTCGATTTCTGCCGCTATTATGCCGACCTTGCCGAACGGACCTTCGATGCGCCGACCATCCTGCCCGGCCCGGTCGGCGAACTGAACCAGCTCGAACTCCACGGGCGGGGGGTGTTCCTGTGCATTTCGCCATGGAATTTCCCGCTTGCCATTTTCACCGGTCAGGTCGCGGCGGCGCTGGCCGCGGGCAATGCCGTGCTCGCCAAGCCCGCCGAGCAGACGCCGCTGGTGGCGGCCGAAGCGGTGCGGCTGTTCCACGACGCGGGATTGCCCGGCGATGTGCTGGCGCTGCTGCCGGGGGACGGCGCCACCGTCGGCGCGGCACTGGTCGCGCATGCCGGAATCGATGGCGTCGCCTTTACCGGCGGCACCGAGACGGCGTGGACGATCAACCGCAGCCTCGCTGCCCGCCGCGGCCCGATCGTGCCGTTCATCGCCGAAACCGGCGGGTTGAACGGCATGTTCGTCGACACGACGGCGCTGCGCGAACAGGTGGTCGATGACGTGCTGGTGTCGGCCTTCGGGTCGGCGGGGCAGCGCTGTTCGGCGCTGCGCCTGTTGTTCCTGCCGGCGCCGTCCGCCGACGCCATCATCGCGACGCTGGTCGGGGCGCTGGAAGCCATGGTGATCGGCGATCCGGCCGATGCCGCCACCGATGTCGGGCCGGTGATCGACGCCGATGCCTGCGCCATGCTGGCCGCGCATGTCGAGCGGCTGCAGCGCGACGCCCGGATCCTCTATCGCCATCCGGTCCCGGCGCATCTGTCCGGCAGCTTCTTCGGCCCGGTCATTGCCGAGGTGCCGGCACCCGATTTCCTCGAAAGCGAAGTGTTCGGGCCGATTCTCCACATCTATCGCTATGACCCCAGGGACCTCGATGCGATCGCGTCCCGGCTGGCGCAGCGCGGCTATGGGCTGACGCTGGGCATCCACAGCCGCATCGACGCCTTTGCCGCCCATGTCAGGGCGCTGGTCCCGGCCGGCAATGCCTATGTAAACAGAACGATCACCGGCGCGGTCGTCGGCGTGCAGCCGTTCGGCGGCGAAGGCCTGTCGGGCACCGGTCCCAAGGCCGGCGGACCGCATGCCTTGCTGCGCTACGCCGTCGAACGGTCGCTTTCGGTGAACATCACGGCGCAAGGCGGCAATCCGACCTTGCTCAATCTGTGA
- a CDS encoding amidohydrolase family protein has translation MTMVFRTLASIAALAAVLAPPAAAQQRAAPAAEPAQVARGAPARVAGEGIGPFRRMVIRGATLIDGTGAPPRGPVDIVIEGNRIAEIRQAGWPGLPERSNREPRDVDQEIDATGMYVLPGFVDMHTHLPGPDKAPDASYAYKLWLAHGVTTVRGVPLAAPALASAEKNRSAANTIAAPRIFNYQTLGAGWSGGRILTTEKAREWVRWAAANNIDGIKFFGWQDETPEIITAAIDEAHKNKMGTVAHLSQLGVANFNGRIAGEAGLDTITHFYGHMESLLKDGTIQKFTPGYNFYNELDRFGEVANIWNEVYEPGSPQWMAYLEAQKAHHVTFDPTFNIYAASRDLMRARNADWQAQYATPQLWKYFQSTRDNHGSYFYDWNSEIETSWKHFYGRFFTLVNDYKNMGGRVTVGTDSGFIYKVYGFAYVEELELFREAGFTPLEIFRSATMLGARTLHEPKGVAEPMGVVRTGMLADLVVVKENPLQNLKTLYGTGFMRLNNATNAQEKVGGVRYTIKDGIVYDAPRLLADVAAMVAAEKQRLNAAPAPAQP, from the coding sequence ATGACGATGGTGTTTCGAACATTGGCCAGCATCGCCGCGCTGGCGGCGGTGCTGGCGCCGCCGGCTGCGGCGCAGCAACGGGCGGCGCCGGCGGCAGAGCCTGCGCAGGTGGCGCGGGGCGCCCCGGCGCGGGTTGCGGGGGAAGGAATCGGCCCGTTCCGGCGGATGGTCATTCGCGGCGCGACGCTGATCGACGGCACCGGCGCGCCGCCGCGCGGGCCGGTCGACATCGTCATCGAAGGCAATCGCATCGCCGAGATCCGCCAGGCGGGCTGGCCCGGCCTGCCGGAGCGCAGCAACCGCGAACCGCGCGATGTCGACCAGGAAATCGACGCGACCGGCATGTATGTGCTGCCCGGCTTTGTCGACATGCACACCCACCTGCCCGGCCCCGACAAGGCGCCCGACGCCTCCTATGCGTATAAGCTGTGGCTGGCGCATGGCGTGACGACGGTGCGCGGCGTGCCGCTGGCGGCGCCGGCGCTGGCGAGTGCCGAAAAGAACCGGTCCGCCGCCAACACCATCGCGGCACCGCGGATCTTCAACTACCAGACTTTGGGGGCCGGCTGGTCGGGTGGCCGCATCCTGACGACGGAAAAAGCGCGCGAGTGGGTGCGCTGGGCCGCCGCCAACAATATCGACGGCATCAAGTTCTTCGGCTGGCAGGATGAAACGCCCGAGATCATCACCGCCGCCATCGACGAAGCGCACAAGAACAAGATGGGCACGGTGGCGCATCTCAGCCAGCTCGGCGTCGCCAATTTCAACGGGCGGATCGCCGGCGAAGCCGGGCTCGACACCATCACGCACTTTTACGGTCACATGGAATCGCTGTTGAAGGACGGCACCATCCAGAAGTTCACGCCGGGCTATAATTTCTACAACGAGCTCGATCGCTTCGGCGAAGTCGCGAACATCTGGAACGAGGTGTACGAACCGGGCAGCCCGCAATGGATGGCGTATCTGGAGGCGCAGAAGGCGCATCACGTCACCTTCGATCCGACCTTCAACATCTATGCGGCGTCGCGCGACCTGATGCGGGCGCGCAATGCCGATTGGCAGGCGCAATATGCGACCCCGCAATTGTGGAAATATTTCCAGTCGACGCGCGACAACCATGGGTCGTATTTCTATGACTGGAACAGCGAGATCGAGACCTCGTGGAAGCACTTTTACGGGCGGTTCTTCACACTGGTGAACGATTACAAGAATATGGGCGGCCGGGTGACCGTCGGCACCGATTCGGGTTTCATCTACAAGGTCTATGGCTTTGCCTATGTCGAGGAACTCGAGCTGTTCCGCGAGGCCGGGTTCACGCCGCTGGAGATCTTTCGGTCGGCGACCATGTTGGGCGCGCGGACGCTTCACGAACCCAAGGGTGTCGCCGAACCGATGGGCGTGGTGCGCACCGGCATGCTCGCCGACCTGGTGGTGGTGAAGGAAAACCCGCTGCAGAATCTGAAGACGCTGTACGGCACCGGCTTCATGCGGCTGAACAATGCCACCAACGCCCAGGAAAAGGTCGGCGGCGTCCGCTATACGATCAAGGACGGCATCGTCTACGACGCGCCGCGCCTGCTCGCCGATGTCGCCGCGATGGTCGCTGCCGAAAAGCAGCGGCTGAACGCGGCCCCGGCGCCGGCGCAGCCGTGA
- a CDS encoding amidohydrolase family protein: MSIGKSRALWLGAALVALAAAAPPLHAQTAEAAAPAGGPVQAVKPRAGAVPAPARPQGEGVGPFNRMVIRGVTLIDGSGAPPRGPVDIIVERNKIADIVAAGTPGLPMKPGREPRNFDYELDATGMYMLPGFVDMHVHGASDDKAPDMSYSYKLWLAHGVTTVRGVDLAPFETSLSERGRSARNEITAPRIFAYQRPGQGKGWTGGRVNTPAVARAWVQWAAKQGIDGIKLLDSEDQPPEVMEAIMDEAKKQKIGTVAHLSQIGVGRMNALQAGNAGLGTVTHFYGHFESMLKNGPVQNWRPDYNYADEQDRFGDVANLGEESFEAGSPEWWDYLHKQKENKVVFDPTMTIYAAGRDLMHARNADWHDKYTMPQLWGFYQSSRENHGSYFYDWSLGTEVKWRNFYHKFMRLMNDYKNIGGRVTTGSDSGFIFEPYGFGYIQELELLQEAGFNPSQVVQAATLNGALTLYDPKGEVPPIGTVRVGKLADMVLVKENPLQNFKTLYGTGALRLNEKTQKLERVGGVSYTIKDGIVFDAKKLLDDVAVMVRSEKQRMGMPAEGLPHP, from the coding sequence ATGAGCATTGGAAAATCGCGCGCGCTGTGGTTGGGCGCGGCCCTGGTCGCGCTGGCAGCAGCGGCACCGCCGCTGCACGCGCAGACCGCCGAAGCGGCAGCGCCGGCGGGCGGTCCTGTCCAGGCCGTCAAGCCGCGGGCCGGAGCGGTGCCGGCGCCGGCGCGGCCGCAGGGTGAAGGCGTCGGGCCGTTCAACCGCATGGTCATCCGCGGCGTGACGCTGATCGACGGGTCGGGCGCACCACCGCGCGGCCCGGTGGACATCATCGTCGAACGCAACAAGATTGCCGATATCGTGGCCGCCGGCACGCCCGGCCTGCCAATGAAGCCGGGCCGCGAGCCGCGCAACTTCGATTACGAGCTCGATGCCACCGGCATGTACATGCTGCCCGGCTTTGTCGACATGCACGTCCATGGCGCCAGCGACGACAAGGCGCCCGACATGTCCTATTCGTACAAGCTGTGGCTGGCGCATGGTGTCACCACCGTGCGCGGTGTCGACCTGGCGCCGTTCGAAACCTCGCTCAGCGAGCGCGGCCGGTCGGCGCGCAACGAGATCACCGCGCCGCGCATCTTTGCCTATCAGCGGCCCGGCCAGGGCAAGGGCTGGACCGGCGGCCGGGTCAACACGCCGGCCGTGGCGCGCGCCTGGGTGCAATGGGCCGCCAAGCAGGGCATCGACGGGATCAAGCTGCTCGACAGCGAGGACCAGCCGCCCGAAGTGATGGAAGCCATCATGGACGAGGCCAAGAAGCAGAAGATCGGCACCGTCGCGCATCTGTCGCAGATCGGCGTCGGGCGGATGAACGCGCTGCAGGCGGGCAATGCCGGCTTGGGCACTGTCACCCACTTCTATGGCCATTTCGAATCGATGCTGAAGAACGGCCCGGTGCAGAACTGGCGCCCCGACTATAATTACGCCGATGAGCAGGACCGGTTCGGCGATGTCGCCAATCTGGGCGAGGAGAGCTTCGAAGCGGGTTCGCCCGAATGGTGGGACTATCTGCACAAGCAGAAGGAAAACAAGGTCGTCTTCGATCCGACGATGACGATCTATGCGGCCGGCCGCGACCTGATGCACGCCCGCAACGCCGACTGGCACGACAAATACACGATGCCGCAGCTGTGGGGTTTCTACCAGTCGTCGCGCGAGAACCATGGATCCTATTTTTACGACTGGAGCCTTGGCACCGAGGTCAAGTGGCGAAATTTCTACCACAAGTTCATGCGGCTGATGAACGACTACAAGAATATCGGCGGCCGGGTGACGACCGGGTCGGATTCGGGGTTCATCTTCGAACCCTATGGCTTCGGCTATATCCAGGAGCTCGAACTGCTGCAGGAAGCCGGGTTCAACCCCTCCCAGGTGGTGCAGGCAGCGACGCTCAACGGCGCGCTGACGCTGTACGATCCCAAGGGCGAAGTGCCGCCGATCGGCACCGTGCGCGTCGGCAAGCTGGCCGACATGGTGCTGGTCAAGGAAAACCCGCTGCAGAACTTCAAGACGCTCTATGGCACCGGGGCGCTGCGGCTCAATGAAAAGACCCAGAAGCTCGAACGGGTCGGCGGGGTCAGCTACACCATCAAAGACGGGATCGTCTTCGATGCCAAGAAGCTGCTCGACGATGTCGCGGTGATGGTGCGGTCCGAAAAGCAGCGCATGGGCATGCCGGCCGAGGGCCTGCCGCACCCGTGA
- a CDS encoding alpha/beta fold hydrolase: MARWILALALAALSATGVGAQPASLGANLERFDYPLPVRWFTASSQGHSVRMAYFDVAPASAANGQTVVLLHGKNFCAATWADTATALAKNGFRVLVPDQVGFCKSSKPAGYQYSFHALAELTRGLLDDAGADRVVLVGHSTGGILAVRLALLHPDRVAKLVLVNPLGLNDTLGQGVPYADLGTLRAEEAKTDAASIKAYQLRTYYHGEWRPAYDRWVAMLAGQYAGPGGDIVRDAQARLSDMIQTQPVAAELPQLRVPVTLIIGQRDTTAFRAGSAPPALRGKVQTVPQAAEDAARRIPGARLIRLDDLGHSPQVEAPALFLDRLTDAIGR; the protein is encoded by the coding sequence ATGGCACGATGGATCTTGGCACTGGCACTGGCGGCGTTGTCGGCGACGGGCGTCGGCGCACAACCGGCGTCGCTGGGCGCCAACCTCGAACGGTTCGACTATCCGCTGCCGGTGCGCTGGTTCACCGCGTCGTCACAAGGCCATTCGGTCCGCATGGCCTATTTCGACGTGGCGCCGGCATCGGCTGCCAATGGCCAGACGGTGGTGCTGCTCCATGGCAAGAATTTCTGCGCCGCGACCTGGGCCGACACCGCCACAGCGCTGGCGAAGAACGGCTTTCGCGTCCTCGTTCCCGATCAGGTCGGCTTCTGCAAATCGTCCAAGCCGGCGGGCTATCAGTACAGCTTTCATGCCCTGGCCGAGCTGACCCGGGGCCTGCTCGATGACGCCGGGGCCGATCGGGTCGTGCTTGTCGGCCATTCGACCGGCGGCATCCTCGCGGTTCGTCTGGCGCTTCTGCACCCCGACCGCGTTGCGAAGCTGGTGCTCGTCAACCCGCTCGGCCTCAACGACACGCTGGGTCAAGGCGTGCCCTACGCCGATCTGGGGACACTGCGCGCGGAGGAGGCGAAAACCGATGCCGCCTCGATCAAGGCCTATCAGCTGCGCACCTATTATCATGGCGAATGGCGGCCGGCCTATGACCGATGGGTGGCGATGTTGGCCGGTCAATATGCCGGCCCCGGTGGCGATATCGTCCGCGATGCACAGGCGCGGCTGTCCGACATGATCCAGACCCAGCCGGTCGCCGCCGAACTGCCGCAACTGCGCGTGCCGGTCACGCTGATCATCGGCCAGCGCGACACCACGGCCTTTCGCGCCGGATCGGCACCGCCGGCGCTGCGCGGCAAGGTCCAGACCGTGCCCCAGGCCGCCGAAGATGCCGCCAGGCGCATCCCCGGGGCGCGGCTGATCCGCCTCGACGATCTCGGCCATTCGCCGCAGGTGGAGGCGCCGGCGCTGTTCCTCGACCGGCTGACGGATGCGATCGGACGCTGA
- a CDS encoding Lrp/AsnC ligand binding domain-containing protein — protein sequence MGISEGLPMLDQIDRNILRVMQKDGRITNQDLAAKSGISPSACFDRLRKLREQGYITDIVALLDPEKLDRSLLVFIEVVLDRTTNNHFDEFAAVVRRMPEILECHMVAGGFDYLLKTRVANMAAYRRFLGDTLTLLKGVRETRTYAVLEEVKYTTNLQI from the coding sequence ATGGGAATTTCCGAAGGTTTACCGATGCTCGACCAGATCGACCGCAATATCCTTCGGGTGATGCAAAAGGACGGCCGGATCACCAATCAGGATCTGGCCGCCAAGTCCGGCATTTCGCCGTCGGCGTGCTTCGACCGGCTACGCAAGCTCCGCGAACAGGGCTATATCACCGACATCGTCGCGCTTCTCGACCCGGAAAAGCTCGATCGATCGCTGCTGGTGTTCATCGAAGTCGTCCTCGATCGCACCACCAACAACCATTTCGACGAATTCGCCGCGGTCGTGCGGCGCATGCCCGAAATCCTCGAATGCCACATGGTCGCCGGCGGCTTCGATTATCTTCTGAAGACCCGCGTCGCCAACATGGCCGCCTATCGGCGCTTTCTCGGTGACACGCTGACGCTGCTCAAGGGGGTTCGCGAAACCCGCACCTACGCCGTGCTCGAGGAGGTCAAATACACCACCAACCTGCAGATCTGA
- a CDS encoding serine hydrolase domain-containing protein yields MRRGTWLVVLVVLILVAVAVGLALRGGPVQRTDAVAIAAPRAATGQPLMAPAAVVDYQQLDARLKALMQEPDMVGLAVGTIEAGQVRFVRAYGETLAQSKDPVTPDTVFRWASLSKSIASAVVVGLAAEGKLSLDAPLATLGTTLALPGGTRAITVADVLSHRLGLPHNAWDDRLEAGEDPRMLRASFATLKPECPPATCYAYQNIAYDTATEVVERVTGRDYATVARARLFVPLGMDHATIGRQGLESAASWARPHRHNKVSTTVNDSYYRVPAAGGVNSSIRDLLRWMGAQMGDAPAVLSPASLDMMHRSRVPTPPHRRRGAMDRALADPAYGLGWRTYRYAGHALVGHRGSVDGYGSLILFDPAARSGIVMLWNSNTAMPARAQLEFFDLLYGLPRTDWLALSAPPAPPARADAEVQTAP; encoded by the coding sequence GTGCGACGCGGGACATGGCTGGTCGTGCTCGTCGTGCTCATCCTGGTGGCGGTCGCGGTGGGGCTGGCGCTGCGGGGCGGGCCCGTCCAGCGCACCGACGCGGTCGCCATCGCCGCGCCCCGGGCCGCGACCGGCCAGCCGCTGATGGCGCCGGCCGCGGTCGTCGACTACCAGCAACTCGACGCGCGGCTGAAGGCGCTGATGCAGGAACCGGACATGGTCGGGCTGGCGGTCGGCACGATCGAGGCCGGGCAGGTGCGGTTCGTCAGGGCCTATGGCGAGACGCTGGCGCAATCGAAGGACCCGGTCACGCCGGACACCGTCTTTCGCTGGGCGTCGCTGTCCAAAAGCATCGCCTCGGCGGTGGTCGTCGGGCTGGCGGCAGAGGGCAAGCTGTCGCTCGATGCGCCGCTGGCGACACTGGGCACGACGCTTGCCCTGCCGGGCGGGACCCGGGCGATCACCGTGGCCGATGTCCTGTCGCACCGTCTCGGCCTGCCGCACAATGCCTGGGACGACCGGCTGGAAGCCGGCGAGGACCCCCGGATGCTGCGCGCCAGCTTTGCGACGCTGAAGCCCGAATGTCCGCCGGCGACCTGCTATGCCTATCAGAATATCGCCTATGACACGGCGACCGAGGTCGTGGAGCGCGTGACCGGCCGGGACTATGCGACCGTGGCGCGCGCGCGGCTGTTCGTGCCGCTGGGCATGGATCACGCCACGATCGGCCGGCAGGGACTTGAATCGGCGGCGAGCTGGGCGCGCCCGCATCGGCACAACAAGGTGTCGACCACCGTCAACGACAGCTATTACCGCGTCCCCGCCGCCGGTGGTGTCAATTCGTCGATCCGCGACCTGCTGCGCTGGATGGGGGCCCAGATGGGCGATGCGCCGGCGGTGCTGTCCCCGGCCAGCCTGGACATGATGCACCGTTCGCGCGTGCCGACGCCGCCGCACCGGCGGCGCGGCGCGATGGACCGCGCGCTGGCCGATCCGGCCTATGGGCTTGGCTGGCGGACCTATCGCTATGCCGGCCATGCCCTGGTGGGCCATCGCGGATCGGTCGATGGCTATGGCTCGCTGATCCTGTTCGACCCGGCAGCGCGCAGCGGCATCGTGATGCTGTGGAACAGCAACACCGCGATGCCGGCCCGGGCGCAGCTCGAATTTTTCGACCTTCTGTACGGCCTGCCCCGCACCGATTGGCTGGCCCTGTCCGCGCCGCCAGCGCCGCCGGCGCGTGCCGACGCCGAAGTGCAGACCGCGCCATGA
- a CDS encoding ABC transporter substrate-binding protein gives MPRLRIALEWFLNPDHLPLIAASARLVADGWDIELVVPDDHYDGFQALADGAVDLVVNEPLHLVEQRALRLIAHGCFFATDGGVLMHRAALDRLVAGDRIRIASPVSNATTDGLCRDILQGWMAQRGAVLGQDQVVIAPAGFGHVDNLAAGFDGAWLAFANVEGVAARLRGLDTQLITTAEAGIPNFSALELIGAADAPDAVRAGIATLVATLDRVTPELCADPAFARRLWYAASGEAPGDEADAIVAASLPRFLAPVRRSAALWRPMWRYLHDRGGDVVDEEAFEEMFA, from the coding sequence ATGCCGCGCCTCCGCATCGCTCTCGAATGGTTTCTCAACCCCGATCATCTGCCGTTGATCGCGGCAAGCGCGCGGTTGGTGGCCGATGGCTGGGACATCGAACTGGTGGTTCCCGACGATCATTATGACGGTTTCCAGGCGTTGGCGGACGGCGCCGTCGACCTGGTGGTCAACGAGCCCCTCCACCTTGTCGAACAGCGGGCGCTGCGGCTGATCGCGCACGGCTGCTTCTTTGCCACGGACGGCGGCGTGCTGATGCACCGCGCAGCGCTCGACCGGCTGGTGGCGGGGGATCGGATACGGATCGCGTCGCCGGTGTCGAATGCGACGACGGACGGGCTGTGCCGCGATATCCTGCAGGGCTGGATGGCGCAGCGCGGCGCGGTGCTGGGTCAGGACCAGGTCGTCATCGCGCCGGCCGGCTTCGGGCATGTCGACAATCTGGCCGCGGGTTTCGACGGGGCCTGGCTGGCGTTCGCCAATGTCGAAGGCGTCGCCGCGCGCCTGCGCGGGCTCGATACCCAACTGATCACCACGGCAGAGGCCGGTATCCCGAACTTCTCGGCGCTTGAACTGATCGGTGCCGCCGATGCGCCGGACGCGGTGCGGGCGGGGATCGCCACGCTGGTGGCGACCCTCGACCGCGTCACGCCGGAACTGTGCGCCGACCCGGCCTTTGCCCGCCGCCTCTGGTATGCCGCCAGTGGCGAAGCGCCCGGCGACGAAGCCGATGCCATTGTCGCGGCGTCGCTGCCGCGCTTTCTGGCCCCGGTCCGCCGCAGCGCCGCGCTGTGGCGGCCGATGTGGCGCTACCTCCACGACCGCGGCGGCGATGTCGTCGATGAAGAAGCCTTTGAAGAAATGTTCGCCTGA